Proteins co-encoded in one Candidatus Thiodictyon syntrophicum genomic window:
- a CDS encoding ISAs1 family transposase, translated as MAEIPCQSCRPASELLRRLEVRLILPGERDAWDALVEAHHYLGLRSLFGKTLRYVATLDGCWLALLGWQAAALKCAARDAWIGWPRVLHYQRLHLLANNARFLILPATGRVPNLASRILALNLRRLSDDWLRVHGHRLLLAETFVDPTRFTGACYRAANWQVVGTTRGFARCNGRYTPHGEPKQALVYPLHPRARALLCAPVLPAPWSTPMQSVTLTTAQMQDLQQRLRALPDRRRPRGKRHPQATVLSIGLAAVLAGNRGYTALAEWAARLTQAQLKRLHARYNPRTERFEPPSEPTLRRVLQASDVAAIDATLSDWLLGLVAADDAVAVDGKALRGAVRPDGTQVHLLSAFLQDQGVTVAQREIPAKTNEIPELKPLLAPLDLTGRVVTADALHTQRETARFLVEEKQAHYFFTVKENQPTLYADLSALTEAHFPPLHHDPR; from the coding sequence ATGGCCGAAATTCCTTGCCAGTCCTGCCGCCCCGCGTCGGAGTTACTCCGGCGTCTGGAGGTCCGCCTGATCCTGCCCGGGGAGCGGGACGCGTGGGATGCGCTGGTCGAGGCGCATCATTACCTGGGCCTACGCTCGTTATTCGGCAAGACCTTACGCTACGTTGCCACGCTTGATGGGTGCTGGCTGGCGCTGCTCGGCTGGCAGGCGGCGGCGCTCAAGTGCGCGGCCCGCGATGCCTGGATCGGTTGGCCGCGGGTGCTGCACTATCAACGCCTGCATCTGCTGGCCAACAACGCCCGGTTCTTGATCCTCCCCGCCACCGGGCGCGTCCCTAATCTGGCCTCGCGCATCCTGGCGCTGAACCTGCGGCGCCTGTCCGACGATTGGCTGCGCGTCCATGGTCACCGCCTGTTGCTGGCCGAGACCTTCGTCGATCCAACGCGTTTTACCGGTGCCTGTTACCGCGCCGCCAACTGGCAGGTGGTCGGCACCACGCGCGGCTTTGCGCGCTGCAACGGCCGCTATACCCCCCATGGCGAACCCAAGCAGGCACTCGTCTATCCGTTGCACCCACGCGCCCGGGCGCTGTTGTGCGCCCCCGTGCTACCCGCCCCTTGGAGCACGCCAATGCAATCCGTCACCCTGACCACGGCCCAGATGCAGGACCTGCAGCAGCGTCTGCGCGCGCTGCCCGATCGGCGCCGTCCGCGCGGTAAACGCCATCCCCAGGCCACGGTGTTGAGCATCGGCCTCGCCGCCGTACTCGCCGGCAACCGCGGCTATACCGCGCTCGCCGAGTGGGCAGCGCGCCTGACCCAGGCCCAACTCAAGCGTCTACACGCCCGCTACAATCCCCGCACCGAGCGCTTCGAGCCACCCTCCGAGCCGACCTTGCGCCGCGTCCTGCAAGCCAGCGACGTTGCCGCCATTGATGCCACCTTGAGTGACTGGCTGCTCGGCCTCGTCGCTGCCGACGATGCCGTGGCCGTCGATGGTAAGGCCCTGCGCGGGGCGGTGCGCCCCGACGGCACCCAGGTGCATCTGCTCAGCGCGTTCCTCCAAGATCAGGGCGTGACCGTGGCGCAGCGCGAGATCCCGGCCAAGACCAACGAGATCCCGGAGCTCAAACCGCTGCTCGCACCCTTGGACCTCACGGGACGGGTGGTCACCGCCGATGCGCTGCATACCCAACGCGAGACCGCGCGCTTCCTGGTCGAGGAGAAACAGGCCCACTATTTTTTCACGGTCAAAGAAAATCAGCCCACCCTCTATGCCGACCTCAGCGCCCTGACCGAGGCGCATTTCCCCCCTCTGCACCACGACCCTCGATAA
- a CDS encoding DUF262 domain-containing protein, whose product MTIDSDLAGSPPTEMEDEDTGSGGAAVKPWDPKKIRISTKNFTLREVVDQINEGDIDLTPDFQRDYVWKQRQRTRLVESILLGIPLPAFYFNQDINGTYQVVDGVQRLSTVRLFVSDGHTLREDDLEYLRDLKDHTYSSMDPAMVRRFRATQIVVHVIEPQTPDEVKYDIFSRVNTLGSPLSAQEIRHAMSKSRSRDLLKRLVELPAFDEATGRHFWKVSPDEPNELVRDSKRMADRELALRFCAFSSFSEEEYRQHESLDAFLLHFTRRIDGGSDGSAAINDARLAKLEESFNRAMTNAIEVLGDAAFRRWPRRAKRRGPINRAVFEAQAIALAEYPLARLAPKAKRIVTAFRAAFDDEDYTRAVAVGTGDPIKISFRLNRTREILAEAVG is encoded by the coding sequence ATGACCATTGACAGCGACTTGGCCGGATCCCCCCCGACCGAAATGGAGGACGAGGACACCGGTTCCGGGGGCGCGGCGGTCAAACCATGGGACCCGAAGAAGATCCGGATTTCAACCAAGAACTTCACGCTCCGTGAAGTGGTGGATCAGATCAACGAGGGTGATATCGATCTTACGCCCGATTTTCAACGTGATTATGTCTGGAAGCAGCGCCAGCGGACTCGGCTCGTCGAGTCGATACTTCTGGGTATTCCGCTGCCCGCGTTCTATTTTAACCAAGACATCAACGGAACCTACCAGGTTGTCGATGGAGTTCAGCGTCTCTCGACGGTTCGGCTTTTCGTGTCCGATGGGCACACGCTTCGGGAGGATGACCTCGAGTATTTGCGGGATTTGAAGGATCACACCTATTCCTCCATGGACCCCGCGATGGTCCGCCGGTTTCGCGCGACGCAAATCGTGGTCCACGTTATCGAGCCCCAGACCCCGGACGAGGTAAAATATGACATTTTCAGTAGGGTCAATACCCTCGGCAGTCCGCTCTCCGCGCAAGAGATTCGGCATGCGATGAGCAAGTCGCGCTCTCGCGATCTACTCAAGCGACTCGTGGAGTTGCCTGCATTTGACGAGGCGACGGGCAGGCACTTCTGGAAGGTGTCGCCCGACGAGCCGAATGAACTGGTGCGCGACAGCAAGCGGATGGCGGACCGGGAGTTGGCACTGCGATTCTGCGCGTTCAGTTCGTTTTCCGAAGAGGAATACCGGCAGCACGAGAGTCTGGACGCTTTTTTGCTCCATTTCACGCGAAGAATCGACGGCGGTTCGGATGGGAGTGCTGCCATCAACGATGCAAGACTCGCCAAGCTGGAAGAGAGCTTCAATCGGGCTATGACAAATGCCATCGAGGTGTTGGGAGACGCGGCATTTCGGCGTTGGCCCCGACGCGCAAAGCGTCGTGGGCCAATCAATCGTGCCGTGTTTGAGGCTCAGGCAATCGCGTTGGCTGAGTACCCCCTGGCACGGTTGGCGCCGAAGGCAAAGCGTATTGTGACCGCGTTCCGCGCGGCCTTCGACGACGAGGATTATACGCGTGCAGTTGCCGTTGGAACGGGCGATCCGATCAAGATCAGTTTTCGCCTGAACCGGACCCGCGAAATCCTCGCAGAGGCTGTCGGATGA
- a CDS encoding DUF3696 domain-containing protein, with protein sequence MIDQLHIRGFKRFADQALDLAPLVVLAGLNGTGKTSVIHALVLAREASIEDSAESIRLNGPVGLELGTAEDVHNWGAEGDIDFDMRHDRDETTASWRFGVPANAPEALYLEVAARPDNPPFAFTRASRAFTYLCAERLGPRSVLGASALPADALEVGVRGEYCAQVLAALGDRPLNDTQRLHPEREPGTAPLLKYELERWLGEIVKAVEIDTESFPGTLVTALRFRAPGGDWVRAPNMGFGVSYALPIVLAGLVASPGGLLVVENPEAHLHPAGQSRIGVYLAWLAGCGIQVIVETHSDHVLNGVRRAIGEHRYLPCEHATVHFFDSDESDTARVTPLLFTAMGGVSDWPRGFFDQYQIDVSALGRIRRQR encoded by the coding sequence ATGATCGACCAACTACACATCCGTGGTTTCAAGCGATTTGCCGATCAGGCGCTCGATCTGGCGCCCTTGGTCGTGCTCGCCGGTCTCAACGGTACGGGTAAGACCTCGGTAATCCATGCGCTCGTCCTGGCCCGCGAGGCCTCGATTGAAGATTCGGCAGAATCGATTCGGCTCAATGGGCCAGTCGGGTTGGAACTCGGTACGGCAGAGGACGTACATAACTGGGGAGCGGAAGGTGATATTGACTTCGACATGCGGCATGATCGCGATGAGACTACTGCGTCTTGGCGGTTCGGCGTTCCGGCGAATGCCCCAGAGGCGCTCTATCTGGAGGTGGCGGCGCGTCCCGATAATCCTCCGTTTGCCTTCACGCGGGCGTCGCGGGCCTTCACCTACCTCTGCGCCGAGCGCTTAGGGCCACGCAGCGTGTTGGGCGCGTCCGCGCTGCCTGCCGATGCCCTGGAGGTGGGCGTACGCGGCGAGTATTGCGCCCAGGTCCTGGCCGCTCTGGGCGACCGGCCGCTCAATGACACCCAGCGTCTCCATCCAGAGCGGGAACCGGGCACTGCGCCGTTGTTAAAGTACGAGTTGGAGCGATGGCTCGGCGAGATCGTTAAGGCGGTCGAGATTGATACGGAGTCTTTCCCCGGCACTTTGGTAACGGCACTGCGCTTTCGCGCGCCGGGTGGGGATTGGGTGCGGGCGCCGAACATGGGTTTTGGCGTGTCATATGCTTTGCCGATTGTGCTTGCAGGCCTTGTCGCGTCGCCGGGCGGCCTCCTTGTGGTCGAGAATCCGGAGGCACATCTACATCCTGCGGGGCAATCGCGTATAGGGGTGTATCTCGCGTGGCTTGCTGGTTGCGGTATTCAGGTAATCGTTGAAACCCACTCCGACCATGTTCTGAATGGTGTCCGCCGGGCGATCGGCGAGCATCGCTATCTGCCCTGCGAACACGCGACGGTTCATTTTTTCGACTCGGACGAGAGCGATACGGCTCGGGTGACCCCACTGCTCTTCACGGCGATGGGTGGGGTCTCCGACTGGCCCCGTGGTTTCTTTGACCAATATCAGATCGACGTTTCGGCGCTCGGCCGTATACGTCGACAGAGGTGA
- the ureC gene encoding urease subunit alpha, whose translation MSRIARAAYASLYGPTVGDRVRLGDSELIVQVEEDRTIYGDEVTFGGGKVIRDGMGQCQRECQAVADLVITNALILDHWGIVKADIGIKDGRICGIGKAGNPDTQAGVDVLIGPGTEIIAGEGQILTAGGIDAHIHFICPQQVEDALMSGITTMIGGGTGPATGTNATTCTPGPWNLHRMLQAAEGLPVNLGFLGKGNASLPLPLEEQVRAGAMGLKLHEDWGTTPAAIDCCLGVAELADVQVAIHTDTLNESGFVEDTIAAFKDRTIHTYHTEGAGGGHAPDIIKAAGLPNVLPSSTNPTRPYTVNTVDEHLDMLMVCHHLSPSIPEDVAFAESRIRRETIAAEDILHDLGAFSMISSDSQAMGRVGEVITRTWQTAHKMKVQRGALSQDPAAHDNFRAKRYVAKYTINPAIAHGIAHEVGSVAVGKLADLVLWRPAFFATKPSLIIKGGLIAAAPMGDPNASIPTPQPVHYRHMFAAVGGALPATCMTFLSQWAMDAGIPRQLGLKRLCGTVRNTRALRKSDMIHNDWQPLIEVDAQTYEVRADGQLLTCEPAAVLPFAQRYFLF comes from the coding sequence ATGAGCCGCATCGCGCGTGCCGCCTATGCCTCACTCTACGGCCCCACGGTCGGTGACCGGGTGCGCCTCGGTGACTCGGAGTTGATCGTCCAGGTGGAGGAGGACCGCACCATTTATGGCGATGAGGTCACCTTCGGCGGCGGCAAGGTGATCCGCGACGGGATGGGCCAATGCCAACGTGAGTGCCAGGCGGTCGCGGATCTGGTCATCACCAACGCACTGATCCTGGACCATTGGGGCATCGTCAAGGCCGATATCGGCATCAAGGACGGACGCATCTGCGGGATCGGCAAGGCCGGCAACCCGGATACCCAGGCGGGGGTCGATGTTCTCATCGGCCCCGGCACTGAGATCATCGCCGGCGAGGGCCAGATCCTCACCGCTGGGGGCATCGACGCCCACATCCACTTCATCTGCCCCCAGCAGGTGGAGGACGCACTGATGTCGGGGATCACCACCATGATCGGCGGCGGCACGGGTCCGGCCACCGGCACCAACGCCACCACCTGCACCCCGGGGCCCTGGAACCTCCACCGGATGCTCCAGGCGGCCGAGGGACTGCCGGTCAACCTGGGCTTTCTGGGCAAGGGCAACGCCAGCCTGCCGCTCCCCCTAGAGGAGCAGGTCCGCGCCGGGGCCATGGGGCTCAAGCTCCACGAGGACTGGGGCACCACCCCGGCCGCCATCGATTGCTGCCTGGGCGTGGCGGAGCTTGCCGATGTGCAGGTCGCGATCCATACCGATACCTTAAATGAGAGCGGCTTTGTCGAGGACACTATCGCCGCCTTCAAGGACCGCACCATCCATACCTACCACACCGAGGGCGCGGGCGGCGGCCATGCCCCGGACATCATCAAGGCGGCGGGGCTTCCCAATGTACTGCCCTCCTCCACCAATCCGACCCGACCCTATACGGTCAATACGGTCGACGAGCACCTGGACATGCTGATGGTCTGCCATCACCTGTCGCCCTCGATCCCGGAGGACGTCGCCTTTGCCGAGTCGCGCATCCGCCGCGAGACCATCGCCGCGGAGGACATCCTCCACGACCTGGGCGCCTTCAGCATGATCTCATCGGACTCCCAGGCGATGGGCCGGGTCGGCGAGGTCATCACCCGCACCTGGCAGACCGCCCACAAGATGAAGGTGCAGCGCGGCGCCCTGAGCCAGGACCCGGCCGCCCACGACAACTTCCGCGCCAAGCGCTATGTGGCCAAATACACCATCAACCCGGCCATCGCCCACGGCATTGCGCATGAGGTCGGGTCGGTGGCCGTCGGCAAGCTCGCCGATCTGGTGCTCTGGCGGCCCGCCTTCTTCGCGACCAAACCGAGCCTCATCATCAAGGGCGGGCTGATCGCCGCCGCCCCCATGGGCGACCCCAATGCCTCCATCCCCACACCGCAGCCGGTCCACTACCGACACATGTTCGCCGCCGTCGGCGGGGCCCTGCCGGCGACCTGCATGACCTTCCTGTCCCAATGGGCCATGGACGCAGGGATCCCCCGGCAACTGGGCCTCAAGCGCCTGTGCGGCACGGTGCGCAACACCCGGGCGCTGCGCAAGTCGGACATGATCCACAACGACTGGCAGCCGCTGATCGAGGTCGACGCCCAGACCTATGAGGTCCGCGCCGACGGGCAGTTGCTCACCTGTGAGCCGGCGGCGGTGCTGCCGTTTGCGCAGCGGTATTTCCTCTTCTGA
- a CDS encoding urease subunit beta codes for MIPGEILVAPGEIETNAGRPVLTLAVANTGDRPIQVGSHYHFFETNAALHFEREPTRGQRLDIPAGTAVRFEPGQTRTVTLVPYAGYRRVYGFNARVMGALDGVTP; via the coding sequence ATGATTCCAGGCGAAATCCTCGTCGCCCCCGGCGAGATCGAGACCAATGCCGGGCGCCCGGTGCTCACCCTCGCGGTCGCCAATACCGGCGACCGACCCATTCAGGTGGGCTCGCACTACCACTTCTTCGAGACCAACGCGGCGCTGCACTTCGAGCGTGAACCGACCCGTGGCCAACGGCTGGACATTCCGGCCGGCACCGCGGTGCGCTTCGAGCCGGGGCAGACGCGGACCGTGACCCTGGTCCCCTATGCCGGCTACCGCCGGGTCTATGGCTTCAATGCCCGGGTGATGGGCGCACTGGATGGAGTAACGCCATGA
- a CDS encoding L,D-transpeptidase family protein has translation MVRLTRLIATLLLLGLPCQAAVVAGSDHPDELIVEKGKRQLHLVRHGKPYKTFLVALGFTPDGRKGCEGDGKTPEGNYRIDARNSASGYHLSLHISYPSADDRARALADGCAPGGDIMIHGSPDWAPEWLLTVYRLFKPDWTRGCIAVSNAEIDELFAQVKTNTRIRILP, from the coding sequence ATGGTCCGACTCACCCGCTTGATCGCGACTCTGCTGCTCCTTGGACTGCCCTGCCAAGCCGCCGTAGTAGCAGGATCGGACCACCCGGATGAGCTGATCGTAGAGAAAGGCAAGCGCCAATTGCATTTGGTCCGCCACGGCAAGCCGTATAAGACCTTCCTGGTCGCTTTGGGCTTCACCCCTGATGGCCGCAAAGGATGCGAAGGTGACGGCAAGACGCCTGAGGGTAACTACCGGATCGATGCCCGTAACAGCGCCAGCGGCTACCATCTGTCACTGCATATCTCCTATCCATCGGCAGACGACAGGGCACGGGCACTCGCGGATGGCTGCGCGCCGGGCGGGGATATCATGATTCACGGCTCGCCCGATTGGGCGCCGGAATGGCTGTTGACCGTCTACCGCCTCTTCAAACCGGACTGGACGCGCGGCTGCATTGCCGTCTCAAACGCGGAGATCGACGAACTGTTCGCCCAAGTGAAGACAAATACACGGATCAGAATTCTGCCGTGA
- the ureA gene encoding urease subunit gamma, translated as MDLTPREKDKLLLFTAGLLAERRRARGVRLNYPEAMAYISCAILEGARDGRSVAELMDLGRTLLTREDVMDGIAELIHEVQVEATFPDGTKLVTVHDPIV; from the coding sequence GTGGATCTCACCCCCCGCGAGAAAGACAAACTGCTGCTCTTCACCGCCGGCCTGCTCGCCGAGCGACGCCGCGCCCGGGGCGTCAGGCTCAACTACCCGGAGGCCATGGCCTATATCAGTTGCGCCATCCTGGAGGGCGCCCGCGACGGCCGCAGCGTCGCCGAGCTGATGGACCTCGGCCGCACCCTGCTGACCCGAGAGGACGTCATGGATGGCATCGCGGAGTTGATCCACGAGGTCCAGGTCGAGGCAACCTTTCCCGATGGCACCAAGTTGGTGACCGTGCACGATCCGATCGTGTAA
- a CDS encoding urease accessory protein UreD, with the protein MSGAPAAAENARWQARLELGLADRAGRTVVAHQRHQGPLTVQRPFYPEGAPCHLYLLHPPGGVVGGDRLEVRVRVEAGAHALITTPGAAKFYRSAGPRADQVQHLEVAAGGVLEWFPQENILFPGAQLCASTAVDLAPGARFLGAEVHCLGRPAISERFAQGRADLRLRVSRAGVPLLLERLLVTAGQGLDGPTGLRGLPVTGTLLASGADASDLAAVRAHPGGAGDRPGADHTRAAPTPLWAATLLGDLLMVRTLAPTTEPVQRLFIALWGILRPRLLGRPACPPRIWAT; encoded by the coding sequence GTGAGCGGCGCCCCCGCTGCCGCGGAGAACGCCCGCTGGCAGGCCCGACTCGAACTCGGTCTCGCGGACCGGGCCGGGCGCACGGTCGTGGCACACCAACGCCACCAGGGGCCGCTGACGGTCCAGCGCCCCTTCTACCCCGAGGGCGCCCCCTGCCACCTCTATCTGCTGCACCCACCCGGGGGGGTGGTCGGGGGCGACCGGCTGGAGGTCAGGGTCCGGGTCGAGGCTGGGGCCCATGCACTGATCACCACCCCGGGGGCGGCCAAGTTCTATCGCAGCGCCGGTCCCCGGGCGGACCAGGTGCAACACCTCGAGGTCGCCGCGGGCGGGGTCCTGGAGTGGTTTCCGCAGGAGAACATCCTGTTTCCCGGGGCCCAGTTGTGCGCGAGCACGGCGGTGGACCTGGCCCCGGGCGCCCGCTTCCTGGGCGCCGAGGTCCACTGCCTGGGGCGGCCGGCGATCAGCGAGCGCTTCGCCCAGGGGCGCGCAGACCTGCGCCTGCGGGTCAGCCGGGCGGGTGTCCCCCTGCTCCTGGAGCGCCTCCTGGTGACCGCCGGGCAGGGCCTGGATGGACCTACCGGGCTGCGCGGCCTGCCGGTCACCGGGACCCTGTTGGCGAGCGGTGCGGACGCCTCGGACCTGGCCGCGGTCCGCGCCCACCCCGGCGGCGCCGGGGACCGGCCCGGCGCGGATCACACGCGAGCGGCACCAACACCCCTCTGGGCCGCGACCCTCCTGGGCGACCTCCTGATGGTCCGCACCCTGGCCCCCACGACCGAACCCGTGCAGCGGCTTTTCATCGCCCTTTGGGGCATACTTCGCCCCAGACTGCTGGGGCGCCCGGCCTGCCCGCCGCGGATCTGGGCCACCTGA
- a CDS encoding TMEM165/GDT1 family protein: protein MEAFLLSTGVVALAEIGDKTQLLAFILAAQFRKPVPIILGILIATLANHALAAALGLSVAALIEPQTLRWVLGLSFIAMAIWILIPDRLDEDDAKLARFGVFGTTLIAFFIAEIGDKTQVATVALAAQYQSILLVVAGTTLGMLIANVPAVILGDRIAGRLPVHLVHRIAAAIFALLGLLTLLGVGEGYGL, encoded by the coding sequence TTGGAAGCCTTTCTTCTCTCCACCGGGGTGGTCGCACTCGCCGAGATCGGCGACAAGACGCAACTGCTCGCCTTCATCCTCGCCGCCCAGTTTCGCAAACCGGTCCCCATCATCCTGGGCATCCTCATCGCCACGCTGGCCAACCATGCCCTGGCGGCGGCCTTGGGGCTCTCGGTGGCGGCCCTGATCGAACCCCAGACCCTGCGCTGGGTGCTGGGGCTGTCCTTCATCGCCATGGCGATCTGGATCCTGATCCCGGACCGGCTCGACGAGGACGACGCCAAACTCGCCCGCTTCGGGGTCTTCGGCACCACCCTGATCGCCTTCTTCATCGCCGAGATCGGCGACAAGACCCAGGTCGCGACCGTGGCCCTGGCGGCGCAGTATCAGTCGATCCTGCTGGTCGTCGCCGGCACCACGCTCGGGATGCTGATCGCCAATGTGCCGGCCGTGATCCTCGGCGACCGTATCGCGGGCCGCCTGCCCGTCCACCTGGTCCACCGCATCGCGGCCGCCATCTTCGCGCTCCTGGGCCTGCTCACCCTGCTGGGGGTTGGGGAGGGCTACGGCCTGTGA
- a CDS encoding NUDIX domain-containing protein, with amino-acid sequence MPKPVTPLLAADAIIELVDRPGRPIVLIERRNPPPGWAIPGGFVDVGECVERAAVREAREETGLIVTLRALLGVYSDPGRDPRGHTVSAVYVAEAIGEPRALDDARAVLVFLPEAIPARLAFDHAAVLADYRAYRATGSVPPLRCD; translated from the coding sequence ATGCCCAAACCCGTGACACCCCTGCTCGCCGCGGACGCCATCATCGAACTGGTGGACCGACCCGGCCGTCCCATCGTCCTGATCGAGCGCCGCAACCCGCCGCCGGGTTGGGCCATCCCGGGCGGCTTCGTGGATGTCGGGGAGTGCGTGGAGCGGGCGGCGGTGCGGGAGGCACGGGAGGAGACCGGGTTGATCGTCACCCTGCGCGCCCTGCTCGGTGTCTATTCAGACCCCGGTCGTGACCCGCGGGGCCACACGGTCAGCGCGGTCTATGTGGCTGAGGCCATCGGCGAGCCGCGGGCGCTGGACGACGCCCGTGCGGTGCTGGTCTTCCTGCCCGAGGCCATCCCGGCCCGGCTCGCCTTTGATCACGCCGCCGTGCTGGCGGATTATCGCGCCTATCGCGCGACGGGTAGCGTGCCGCCCCTGCGTTGCGACTGA
- a CDS encoding YgaP family membrane protein: MKKNIGQTDRTIRLAVAGLLVLCGIWLHLWFLSVIALVLVVTGFTGICPAYLPFKIDTNKDGEED; the protein is encoded by the coding sequence ATGAAGAAGAACATCGGCCAGACCGACCGCACGATCCGCCTGGCCGTCGCCGGGCTCTTGGTGCTCTGCGGCATCTGGCTGCACCTGTGGTTCCTGTCAGTCATCGCCCTGGTCCTGGTGGTCACCGGTTTCACCGGCATCTGCCCGGCCTATCTTCCGTTCAAGATCGACACCAACAAGGACGGCGAGGAGGACTGA
- a CDS encoding CreA family protein — protein sequence MRHPFIFLCLLGLAQASAAEMIGSVNTKFKLMGPSDKIVVEVFDDEDLPGVACYLSRAKTGGISGAVGVAEDTSDASLDCAQIGPIKVPDDIRNGKRNGEQVFKKRTSLIFKTLQVVRFYDPQRNVLVYMTYSDRVLEGSPKNSVAVVAIAPWAAPPPGAATPAPGQGAAAPATKPGQ from the coding sequence ATGCGTCACCCATTTATTTTTCTATGCCTGCTCGGCTTGGCCCAGGCGAGCGCCGCCGAGATGATCGGCAGCGTGAACACCAAGTTCAAACTCATGGGCCCGAGCGACAAGATCGTCGTGGAGGTCTTCGACGACGAGGACCTGCCCGGGGTCGCCTGCTATCTCAGCCGCGCCAAGACCGGCGGCATCTCCGGCGCGGTCGGGGTGGCGGAGGACACCTCGGACGCCTCGCTGGACTGCGCCCAGATCGGACCCATCAAGGTGCCGGATGACATCCGCAACGGCAAGCGCAACGGCGAGCAGGTCTTCAAGAAGCGCACCTCGCTGATCTTCAAGACCCTTCAGGTGGTGCGCTTCTACGACCCCCAGCGCAACGTCCTGGTCTATATGACCTACAGCGACCGGGTCCTCGAGGGGTCGCCCAAGAACAGCGTCGCGGTGGTAGCCATCGCGCCCTGGGCCGCCCCGCCCCCAGGCGCCGCCACACCGGCCCCGGGTCAGGGCGCCGCCGCCCCGGCAACCAAGCCCGGTCAATGA
- a CDS encoding protoporphyrinogen/coproporphyrinogen oxidase, which yields MTKDFDHIVIGAGISGLGAAHFSARRGLATLVLEAAPRVGGCINTHEFQGLGGFWTEAGSHTCFNSYGNLLTIMDDLGLTSRILPKAKVGYRLWQDGERRSIVSALHFLEAAVSLPRLFTTPKQGQRVADYYGRVLGRRNYRDLLRHAFQAVICQAADDYPAEALFRRKPRRKDVIKAFTFADGLAAIPAAIAGQERLQVRTGQRITAIVPDQGGWRVVADGASEVTCDYLTLAVPPDAAARLLPTGFDGARHAIGAIAMAEIETLLLAFRGADLQLPALAGLIAVDGPFYSAVSRDFLPAGTHRGFAFHFRPGALCRDDQVTVACRALGIDPGQIAAQAQVHNRLPALRAGHTAVVGRIDSAMAGSRLAITGNWFLGVSIEDALTRSRRETDRLFGAEPSRLP from the coding sequence ATGACCAAGGACTTCGACCATATCGTGATCGGCGCGGGCATCAGCGGGCTCGGCGCCGCCCATTTCTCGGCCCGGCGCGGCCTCGCCACCCTGGTCCTGGAAGCCGCCCCCCGGGTGGGTGGGTGCATCAACACCCACGAGTTCCAAGGACTTGGCGGGTTCTGGACCGAGGCCGGCAGCCACACCTGTTTCAACAGCTACGGCAATCTGCTCACCATCATGGACGACCTGGGTCTGACCAGCCGGATTCTGCCCAAGGCCAAGGTCGGCTACCGACTGTGGCAGGACGGGGAGCGCCGCTCCATCGTCTCCGCCCTGCATTTTCTGGAGGCCGCCGTGTCGCTGCCGCGCCTCTTCACGACCCCGAAGCAGGGGCAGCGCGTGGCGGACTATTACGGCCGCGTGCTGGGGCGGCGCAACTATCGGGACCTGCTGCGCCACGCCTTCCAGGCGGTGATCTGTCAAGCCGCGGACGACTATCCGGCCGAGGCCCTGTTCCGCCGTAAGCCGCGCCGCAAGGACGTGATCAAGGCCTTCACCTTCGCCGACGGGCTCGCGGCCATCCCCGCGGCCATCGCCGGCCAGGAGCGGCTCCAGGTCCGCACCGGCCAGCGCATCACCGCCATCGTGCCCGACCAGGGCGGCTGGCGGGTCGTCGCCGACGGCGCCAGCGAGGTCACCTGTGATTATCTGACCCTGGCCGTGCCGCCGGATGCCGCCGCCCGGCTGCTGCCGACCGGCTTCGACGGGGCCCGGCACGCGATCGGGGCCATCGCCATGGCGGAGATCGAGACCCTGCTCCTGGCGTTTCGCGGCGCGGACCTGCAACTGCCCGCCCTGGCGGGGCTGATCGCGGTCGACGGGCCCTTCTACTCGGCGGTCTCCAGGGACTTCCTGCCCGCGGGCACCCATCGCGGCTTCGCCTTCCACTTCCGCCCCGGGGCCCTGTGCCGGGACGACCAGGTCACCGTCGCCTGCCGCGCCCTGGGGATCGACCCCGGACAGATCGCCGCTCAGGCACAGGTACACAACCGCCTGCCGGCCCTGCGGGCCGGGCATACGGCCGTGGTGGGGCGCATCGACAGCGCCATGGCCGGCAGCCGTTTGGCCATCACCGGCAACTGGTTCCTCGGGGTCTCCATCGAGGACGCCCTGACCCGCAGCCGCCGGGAGACCGACCGGCTGTTCGGGGCCGAACCTTCCCGGTTACCCTGA